The Citrifermentans bemidjiense Bem genome window below encodes:
- a CDS encoding nucleotide sugar dehydrogenase: MTHNRKISVVGLGYVGLPVAVAFGRVQRTIGFDISAKRIEELRSGWDRTGEVSSEDLVGADICFTDNIDELARADFHVVAVPTPVDPANQPDLSLLRSASETVGRALKKGDIVVYESTVYPGVTEEVCLPILESVSGLKSPVDFTVGYSPERINPGDKEHTFTSILKVVSGQDQHTLEQVAAVYSSVVKPGVHRAPSIKVAEAAKVIENTQRDLNIALMNELALIFDRLGIDTSEVLAAAGSKWNFLNFKPGLVGGHCIGVDPYYLTYQAEKIGYIPQVILAGRRINDGMGKFIAQRAVKEIIRAGHHVLGSYVTVLGLTFKENCPDLRNSKVVDILTELSDYGLKVQVCDPIADPVEAQQAYGVTLKEPGKLHPAVAVIAAVAHDSYRAWGAAKFASLMVENPVLIDVKGIYNSRAMSAAGIRVWCL, from the coding sequence ATGACGCACAATCGTAAGATTTCGGTGGTAGGGCTTGGGTACGTTGGGCTCCCGGTGGCGGTCGCCTTCGGCAGGGTGCAGCGAACCATAGGGTTTGACATCAGCGCGAAGAGGATCGAGGAGTTGCGTTCAGGATGGGACCGTACGGGGGAAGTTTCCTCAGAGGACTTGGTCGGCGCCGACATCTGCTTCACCGATAATATCGATGAGCTGGCGCGGGCGGATTTTCACGTGGTGGCGGTGCCGACACCTGTCGATCCCGCCAACCAGCCGGACCTCTCCCTGCTCCGCAGCGCATCGGAAACGGTGGGGAGGGCGCTCAAAAAGGGTGACATCGTGGTCTACGAGTCTACGGTCTATCCGGGCGTCACCGAGGAGGTCTGCCTCCCCATCCTGGAGTCGGTATCGGGGCTGAAGAGTCCTGTAGACTTCACCGTCGGTTACAGCCCGGAGCGGATCAATCCTGGCGACAAGGAGCATACCTTCACCAGCATCCTCAAGGTCGTCTCCGGTCAGGATCAGCACACCTTGGAACAGGTGGCCGCGGTATATTCCTCGGTGGTCAAGCCGGGGGTGCACCGTGCACCATCCATCAAGGTAGCCGAGGCCGCCAAGGTCATCGAGAACACGCAGCGCGACCTGAACATCGCCCTCATGAACGAGCTGGCGCTGATTTTCGACCGTTTGGGGATCGACACCAGCGAGGTGCTGGCTGCGGCGGGAAGCAAATGGAACTTCCTGAACTTCAAGCCGGGGCTGGTAGGCGGCCACTGCATCGGCGTCGACCCATACTATCTCACCTACCAGGCTGAGAAGATCGGGTACATCCCCCAGGTTATCCTGGCCGGGCGGCGCATAAACGACGGCATGGGCAAATTCATCGCGCAACGGGCGGTAAAGGAGATCATCAGGGCGGGGCACCACGTGCTTGGCTCGTATGTGACGGTGCTGGGACTGACCTTCAAGGAGAATTGCCCCGACCTGCGCAACTCGAAGGTCGTGGATATTTTGACCGAGCTCAGTGACTATGGGTTGAAGGTGCAGGTATGCGACCCGATAGCAGACCCGGTTGAGGCGCAGCAGGCCTACGGGGTAACACTCAAGGAGCCCGGAAAACTCCATCCTGCGGTTGCTGTTATCGCCGCGGTCGCCCACGACTCCTACCGCGCCTGGGGGGCCGCCAAGTTCGCGAGCCTTATGGTAGAGAACCCGGTGCTCATAGACGTAAAGGGTATTTACAACAGTCGGGCCATGTCTGCCGCGGGGATTCGGGTCTGGTGCCTGTAG
- a CDS encoding N-acetylmuramoyl-L-alanine amidase — translation MDRRDFVKYLGLSLPYYQWLSCRMLAAQGSLLLTPFLSAQAGAATAQGLVPVTELKHWSTPDYTRIAITAGSEIPFEHHKLPNRLYLDLHGAKLNPGVKDLSIGDGLLKSVRIAQFQAATVRVVLDLDSIKDYKVFTFSDPFRIIVDVKGDRRQEISASKEVIETAPPEPKPTENAKLAEKPKSAGKFKPGRIRRIVIDPGHGGHDPGAVSPSGTREKDIVLQIGLKLAQKVREELGIDAVMTRSTDVFIELQERTAMANKVGADLFVSVHANASLSRAANGIETYYLNLAKTEKAAQLAAKENGTSLEKVSMLQAVLFDLMANYKLNDSAHLADEVQKALFKKAQTGYATVKNLGVKQGPFYVLVGATMPSILVETAFLSNDRDEQKLKDPQYQELTADGILSGIKGYIASLNKVHAG, via the coding sequence ATGGACAGAAGGGACTTCGTAAAATACCTGGGACTTTCGCTCCCCTACTACCAATGGCTATCCTGCCGGATGCTCGCGGCACAGGGGTCGCTGCTGCTCACCCCCTTTCTCTCGGCGCAGGCCGGCGCCGCCACCGCTCAAGGGTTGGTCCCGGTCACCGAACTGAAACACTGGTCCACCCCCGACTACACCCGCATCGCCATCACCGCAGGGAGCGAGATCCCCTTCGAGCACCACAAGCTCCCGAACCGCCTCTACCTGGACCTGCACGGCGCCAAGCTGAACCCGGGGGTCAAGGACCTGAGCATCGGGGACGGCCTGCTGAAAAGCGTGAGGATCGCTCAGTTTCAGGCGGCGACCGTCCGTGTGGTGCTCGATCTGGACAGCATCAAGGACTACAAGGTCTTCACCTTCTCCGACCCGTTCCGTATCATCGTCGACGTGAAGGGCGACCGCCGGCAGGAGATCTCCGCGTCCAAGGAAGTTATCGAAACCGCTCCCCCCGAGCCGAAGCCGACGGAGAATGCGAAGCTGGCTGAGAAGCCTAAGTCCGCCGGCAAGTTCAAGCCCGGCAGGATCAGGAGGATCGTCATCGATCCGGGCCACGGAGGGCACGACCCCGGCGCCGTCAGCCCCTCGGGGACCCGCGAAAAGGACATCGTGCTCCAGATCGGCCTCAAACTGGCGCAAAAGGTGCGGGAGGAACTGGGGATCGATGCGGTGATGACCAGGTCGACCGACGTCTTCATTGAGTTGCAGGAGAGAACGGCCATGGCCAACAAGGTGGGAGCCGACCTCTTCGTCTCCGTCCATGCCAACGCGTCCCTTAGCCGCGCCGCCAACGGCATCGAGACCTATTACCTCAACCTGGCCAAGACCGAGAAAGCAGCCCAGCTCGCGGCCAAGGAAAACGGCACCTCGCTGGAAAAGGTAAGCATGCTGCAGGCGGTCCTATTCGACCTGATGGCTAACTACAAGCTGAACGACTCCGCGCATCTGGCCGACGAGGTGCAAAAGGCGCTTTTCAAAAAGGCGCAGACGGGTTACGCAACAGTGAAAAACCTGGGGGTGAAACAGGGGCCCTTCTACGTGCTGGTCGGGGCCACGATGCCGAGCATCCTGGTGGAAACAGCATTCCTCAGCAACGACCGCGACGAGCAAAAGCTCAAGGATCCCCAATACCAAGAGCTGACAGCCGACGGAATCCTCTCCGGCATCAAGGGGTACATCGCCTCGCTCAACAAGGTCCACGCCGGGTAA
- the mutS gene encoding DNA mismatch repair protein MutS produces the protein MSEMTPMMRQFLEIKAEHPDAILFFRCGDFYEMFLDDAVKASRILGITLTSRNKNADGSEVPLCGVPYHSCAPYIAKLVEAGEKVAICEQAEDPKQAKGIVKREVVKVITPGLVIEDASLSPKENNYLLALCCDGECYGLSYLDLSTGEFRVTELDGLQAALAELTCIGPREIILPVSFREEPKRKEVAHVIVDRSITYFEEWVYDPDYCKRLVANQFKGATAESLGCDRLPIALLAAGAVLHYLVDTQKGHAPHVTGITPYNENEHLLLDESTRRNLELTATLSEGKRKGSLLGLMDRTVTAMGGRKLKQWINYPLMDLKKIWLRQDAIQELMEAPGTREAMKSLLAGVYDLERLNGRISLASASAKDLSALRSSLSRLPAIKEQVAACGAGLLKELNAGIDPLDELCDLISRAIVDDPPFVLRDGGIIADGYNQELDELRAISREGKGFIARLEAQEKGRTGISSLKIRYNKVFGYYIEVTKANVSAIPDDYIRRQTLANAERYITPELKEYEEKVLGAEDRIKDLEFSLFQEVREAAAAQGERIARTADRLACLDVLASLSELAHDKGYCRPEVHEGSELSITEGRHPVIDDMHSSERFVPNDTLLDNGENQLIIITGPNMAGKSTFMRQVALISLMAQMGSFVPADKALIPLVDRIFTRVGASDNLARGTSTFDGVSIAWAVAEFLHDNKMHAAKTLFATHYHELTELAVTRPGIKNFNIAVREWNERIIFLRKIVPGGASHSYGIQVARLAGLPQAVIERAKEILVNLEKGEYGEGGVPRLARGKKVPPPSPQLSLFGAGDDQIRERLKEVEVALLTPLEALNLVDELKRMI, from the coding sequence ATGTCTGAAATGACGCCCATGATGCGGCAATTCCTTGAGATCAAGGCCGAACACCCCGACGCCATCCTCTTCTTCAGATGCGGCGATTTCTACGAGATGTTCCTGGACGACGCGGTCAAAGCCTCCCGCATCCTCGGCATCACCCTCACCTCGCGCAACAAGAACGCAGACGGCTCCGAGGTCCCTCTTTGCGGCGTCCCCTACCACTCCTGCGCCCCCTACATAGCGAAACTCGTCGAGGCAGGGGAGAAGGTCGCCATCTGCGAGCAGGCCGAGGACCCTAAGCAGGCCAAGGGAATCGTCAAGCGCGAGGTGGTGAAGGTGATCACCCCCGGGCTCGTGATCGAAGACGCCTCGCTCTCCCCCAAGGAAAACAATTACCTGCTGGCGCTTTGCTGTGACGGCGAATGCTACGGGCTCTCCTACCTCGACCTCTCCACCGGAGAATTCAGGGTAACCGAGCTGGATGGGCTCCAAGCCGCCCTGGCCGAACTGACCTGCATAGGCCCCCGCGAAATCATCCTCCCGGTCAGCTTCCGTGAGGAACCGAAGCGGAAAGAAGTCGCCCACGTCATCGTGGACCGCAGCATCACCTATTTCGAGGAATGGGTCTACGACCCGGACTACTGCAAGCGACTGGTAGCGAACCAGTTCAAGGGAGCGACTGCCGAGTCGCTTGGATGCGACCGCCTCCCCATCGCCCTTCTCGCCGCAGGCGCCGTACTGCACTACCTGGTGGACACCCAAAAGGGGCATGCCCCCCATGTAACCGGCATCACTCCGTACAACGAAAACGAGCACCTCCTCCTCGACGAATCGACCAGGAGGAATCTGGAACTCACCGCAACCCTCTCGGAAGGAAAGCGCAAGGGGTCGCTGCTGGGGCTTATGGACCGCACCGTCACCGCCATGGGCGGCCGCAAGCTCAAGCAGTGGATCAACTACCCGCTCATGGATCTGAAGAAGATCTGGCTGAGGCAGGACGCGATCCAGGAACTGATGGAGGCGCCCGGCACCCGCGAAGCGATGAAGTCGCTCCTGGCCGGGGTCTACGACCTCGAACGCCTGAACGGCCGCATCAGCCTGGCCTCCGCCTCCGCCAAGGATCTCTCCGCCCTCAGGTCGTCGCTCAGCCGCCTTCCCGCCATCAAGGAGCAGGTAGCGGCCTGCGGCGCCGGGCTCCTCAAGGAGCTTAACGCCGGCATCGACCCGCTCGACGAGCTTTGCGACCTGATCTCCAGGGCCATCGTGGACGACCCTCCTTTTGTATTGCGCGACGGCGGCATCATCGCGGACGGCTACAACCAGGAACTCGACGAATTGCGGGCCATCAGCCGCGAGGGGAAGGGGTTCATCGCCAGACTGGAGGCACAGGAGAAGGGGCGGACCGGGATCTCGTCGCTCAAGATCCGCTACAACAAGGTCTTCGGCTACTACATCGAAGTGACCAAGGCCAACGTCTCGGCCATCCCCGACGACTACATCAGAAGACAGACCCTCGCCAACGCCGAGAGGTACATCACCCCCGAACTCAAGGAGTACGAGGAGAAGGTGCTCGGGGCCGAGGACCGGATCAAGGATCTGGAATTCTCGCTGTTCCAGGAAGTCCGCGAAGCAGCCGCGGCTCAAGGGGAGAGAATCGCCCGCACCGCCGACCGCCTCGCCTGCCTGGACGTCCTGGCAAGCCTCTCCGAACTCGCCCACGACAAGGGGTACTGCCGACCCGAAGTGCACGAGGGAAGCGAACTCAGCATCACCGAGGGAAGGCACCCCGTCATCGATGACATGCACTCCTCGGAGCGCTTCGTTCCCAACGACACGCTGCTGGACAACGGGGAGAACCAGCTCATCATCATCACCGGGCCGAATATGGCCGGTAAGTCGACCTTCATGCGCCAGGTGGCCCTCATCTCGCTGATGGCCCAGATGGGGAGCTTCGTCCCCGCGGACAAGGCGCTCATTCCGCTGGTGGACCGCATCTTCACCAGGGTGGGCGCATCCGATAACCTTGCCCGCGGCACCTCCACCTTCGACGGCGTCTCCATCGCCTGGGCGGTGGCGGAATTCCTGCACGACAACAAGATGCACGCGGCCAAGACCCTCTTCGCCACCCACTACCATGAACTGACCGAACTCGCGGTCACCCGCCCCGGCATCAAGAACTTCAACATAGCCGTCAGGGAATGGAACGAACGCATCATCTTCTTGAGGAAGATCGTTCCCGGTGGCGCCTCGCACTCCTACGGCATCCAGGTGGCACGCTTGGCCGGTCTCCCCCAGGCGGTGATCGAAAGGGCCAAGGAGATCTTGGTCAACCTGGAAAAGGGGGAGTACGGCGAAGGAGGTGTACCGCGCCTGGCGCGCGGCAAGAAGGTCCCTCCCCCGTCCCCGCAGCTCTCGCTCTTCGGCGCGGGCGACGACCAGATCAGGGAGAGGCTCAAGGAAGTAGAAGTGGCGCTTCTTACACCCCTGGAAGCGCTGAACCTCGTGGACGAACTAAAGAGGATGATCTAG